In the genome of Conger conger chromosome 8, fConCon1.1, whole genome shotgun sequence, one region contains:
- the zdhhc21 gene encoding palmitoyltransferase ZDHHC21 isoform X2 — protein MRPKRSHHCSRCGHCVRKMDHHCPWINNCVGEDNHWLFLQLCFYTQVLSLFTLALDFCQYYYFPALTQTNQDLFLWRHELALLRISTFMGLFMLGGMGSLFYTQITGILADTTTIEKMSHFLEEINRPRQPWHQTFAEVFGTRWKILWFLPLRRRQALLGSHLLPSRV, from the exons ATGAGGCCTAAGAGATCCCACCACTGCAGCCGCTGTGGGCACTGTGTACGGAAGATGGATCACCACTGCCCCTg gATCAATAACTGTGTTGGGGAGGATAACCACTGGCTCTTCCTGCAGTTGTGCTTCTACACCCAGGTGCTGAGCCTCTTCACTCTGGCGCTGGACTTCTGTCAGTACTACTACTTCCCTGCCCTCACCCAGACCAACCAG gatcTGTTTTTGTGGCGCCATGAGTTGGCCCTGCTGCGTATCTCCACTTTCATGGGCCTGTTCATGTTAGGGGGCATGGGCAGCCTGTTCTACACTCAGATAACCGGCATCCTCGCT GACACAACCACCATCGAGAAAATGTCTCACTTcctggaagaaat aAACCGGCCCAGGCAGCCGTGGCACCAGACGTTTGCGGAGGTTTTTGGCACGCGCTGGAAGATCCTGTGGTTCCTCCCTCTCAGGCGGAGGCAGGCCCTGCTCGGCTCCCATCTCCTCCCCAGCCGCGTGTAG